The proteins below are encoded in one region of Paenibacillus sp. YYML68:
- the xylA gene encoding xylose isomerase: MSYFNVQNIQFEGRQTKNPFAYKHYNKSEVVLGKTMEEHLRIGVAYWHTLTGGGSDPFGADTAIRPWSGYSGLDLAKVRVEAAFEFFTKLDIPYYCFHDRDVAPEGGTLKETNQNLDVIVAMLKDQMKASGVKLLWNTANMFSNPRFVHGAATTSNADVYAYAAAQVKKGLETAVELGAENYVFWGGREGYESLLNTNLELELDNLARFYHMAVAYAKEIGFTGQFLIEPKPKEPSKHQYDFDAATTIAFLQKYGLDKHFKLNLEANHATLAGHSFEHELRVARINGMLGSIDANQGDLLLGWDTDEFPTDVYSVTLAMYEILKNGGIGSGGVNFDAKVRRSSFEPEDLFHAHIAGIDTFAKGLKVAAKLIEDGYFERIVEERYSTFASGIGAEIIAGTTDFHKLEQYALANDTIRNKSGQLERIKAELNEYMFSV, translated from the coding sequence ATGAGCTACTTTAACGTGCAGAATATTCAATTCGAAGGTAGACAGACGAAGAACCCGTTCGCCTACAAGCATTACAACAAGTCGGAGGTCGTGCTGGGCAAGACGATGGAGGAGCATCTGCGCATCGGCGTTGCTTACTGGCACACGCTGACAGGCGGCGGCAGCGACCCATTCGGTGCGGACACGGCGATTCGTCCGTGGAGCGGCTACAGCGGTCTAGATCTAGCGAAGGTACGCGTCGAGGCGGCGTTCGAATTTTTCACCAAGCTGGACATTCCGTACTATTGCTTCCATGACCGGGACGTTGCGCCTGAGGGCGGTACGTTGAAGGAGACGAATCAGAATCTCGATGTGATCGTCGCGATGCTGAAGGACCAGATGAAGGCGAGCGGCGTGAAGCTGCTGTGGAACACGGCGAACATGTTCTCGAATCCTCGCTTCGTGCACGGTGCGGCAACGACGTCGAACGCAGACGTATACGCGTACGCGGCGGCACAGGTGAAGAAGGGGCTGGAGACGGCTGTGGAGCTTGGCGCTGAGAATTATGTATTCTGGGGCGGCCGTGAGGGCTATGAGTCGCTGCTGAACACGAACCTCGAGCTTGAGCTTGATAATCTGGCGCGCTTCTACCATATGGCGGTGGCGTACGCCAAGGAGATCGGCTTCACGGGCCAATTCCTGATCGAGCCGAAGCCGAAGGAGCCTTCCAAGCACCAGTACGACTTCGATGCGGCGACGACGATTGCGTTCCTGCAGAAGTACGGTCTTGATAAGCATTTCAAGCTGAATCTTGAAGCGAACCATGCGACACTCGCGGGTCATTCGTTCGAGCACGAGCTACGTGTAGCCCGCATCAACGGGATGCTTGGATCGATCGACGCGAACCAGGGCGACCTGCTGCTCGGCTGGGATACCGATGAGTTCCCGACCGACGTGTACTCGGTGACGCTGGCGATGTATGAGATTCTGAAGAACGGCGGCATTGGCTCGGGCGGCGTCAACTTCGACGCGAAGGTGAGACGCTCCTCGTTCGAGCCTGAGGATCTGTTCCACGCGCATATCGCGGGCATCGATACGTTCGCGAAGGGCTTGAAGGTGGCAGCGAAGCTGATCGAGGACGGCTACTTCGAGCGTATTGTTGAGGAGCGCTACAGCACGTTCGCCAGCGGCATCGGCGCGGAGATCATCGCGGGCACGACCGATTTCCACAAGCTGGAGCAGTATGCGCTTGCGAACGATACGATCCGCAACAAGTCCGGCCAGCTGGAGCGTATTAAGGCAGAGCTGAACGAGTACATGTTCTCGGTGTAA
- a CDS encoding ROK family transcriptional regulator: MKITGDHQLIKKINKYIVLDMIRRHYPISRADISARSGLNKATVSALVNELLESSLVTETGLGESSGGRKPMLLLFNDQAGYAIGVDLGVNYILAMITDLSGNVVKERKVELTDLSVESVLDKLKKTIHALIRKAPPSPYGIVGIGVGVPGLVDDQGAVLSAPNLGWDNVPLRELLQTEFGVEVEIDNEANAGALGEKEFGAARTVSNLLYISVGIGIGAGIILGDSLYRGVSGFSGEVGHMTLAEDGMRCGCGNRGCWETFASEKALLHKAQASLPIGSGELPSLPLLLQQAKRADADAEKVRELFAGIGHWLGVGIANLVNVFNPELVVIGNRMSLAGEWMTAAIHDTLDSRSLAFHRKHTSIAYSELGMSSSALGAASMAINRFFSSMKATWE, encoded by the coding sequence ATGAAAATCACCGGAGATCATCAGCTGATCAAAAAAATTAACAAGTACATCGTCCTCGATATGATACGCCGTCACTACCCGATCTCCCGCGCCGACATCTCGGCGAGGTCGGGGTTGAACAAGGCGACCGTCTCGGCGCTCGTCAACGAGCTGCTCGAGAGCAGTCTCGTCACCGAGACCGGACTTGGCGAGTCGAGCGGCGGCCGCAAGCCGATGCTGCTGTTGTTCAACGATCAGGCGGGGTATGCGATCGGCGTCGATCTCGGCGTCAACTACATCCTGGCGATGATCACGGACTTGAGCGGCAACGTCGTGAAGGAGCGCAAGGTCGAGCTGACGGACCTCAGCGTCGAGAGCGTGCTCGACAAGCTGAAGAAGACGATCCATGCGCTCATCCGCAAGGCGCCTCCTTCCCCGTACGGCATCGTCGGCATCGGCGTCGGCGTGCCGGGACTCGTCGACGATCAGGGCGCCGTCCTGTCCGCGCCGAATCTCGGCTGGGACAACGTGCCGCTCCGAGAGCTGCTGCAGACCGAGTTCGGCGTCGAGGTCGAGATTGACAACGAGGCGAACGCCGGAGCCTTAGGTGAAAAAGAGTTCGGAGCCGCCCGCACCGTCTCGAACCTGCTGTACATCAGCGTCGGCATCGGCATCGGTGCCGGCATCATTCTCGGAGACTCGCTGTATCGCGGCGTCTCCGGCTTCTCCGGCGAGGTCGGGCACATGACGCTCGCCGAGGACGGCATGCGCTGCGGCTGCGGCAACCGCGGCTGCTGGGAGACGTTCGCCTCGGAGAAGGCGCTGCTGCACAAGGCGCAGGCCTCGCTGCCCATAGGCAGCGGCGAGCTGCCCAGCCTGCCGCTGCTCTTGCAGCAGGCGAAGCGAGCCGACGCGGACGCTGAGAAGGTACGCGAGCTGTTCGCGGGCATCGGACATTGGCTCGGTGTCGGCATCGCCAATCTCGTCAACGTGTTCAACCCCGAGCTGGTCGTCATCGGCAACCGGATGTCGCTCGCCGGTGAATGGATGACCGCTGCGATCCACGACACGCTCGACTCGCGCAGCCTCGCATTCCACCGCAAGCATACGTCGATCGCCTACTCCGAGCTCGGCATGTCCTCCTCTGCGCTCGGCGCGGCATCGATGGCGATCAACAGATTTTTCTCATCGATGAAGGCGACGTGGGAGTAG
- a CDS encoding Gfo/Idh/MocA family protein: MNKLKAGIIGCGNISRIYLKNCRMFESMEITACTDIDMSRAEAKAEEHGIRAMTVEAMLADPGIDIIINLTIPAVHATVCLQVLEAGKHVYVEKPLAVTREEGRRILELAASKGLRVGCAPDTFLGGGIQTCRKLIDEGAIGVPVAATGFMMSRGHEYWHPDPAFYYELGGGPMFDMGPYYLTALVTLLGPIRRVTGSARISFPQRTVLSEPKRGTVIDVKTPTHVAGVLDFASGPIGTLITSFDIKAGASNLPNIEIYGSEGTLRVPDPNTFGGKVLLRKAGASDWEEVELTHGYTDNSRGIGVAEMAQAIMQGRPHRASGELAYHVLDAMHGFHDASEQGVHYTMDGTCDTPRPLEAGEVL; encoded by the coding sequence ATGAATAAATTGAAGGCGGGAATTATCGGTTGCGGGAATATTAGCCGCATTTATTTAAAAAATTGTCGAATGTTTGAGAGTATGGAAATTACCGCTTGCACCGATATTGACATGTCGCGGGCGGAGGCCAAGGCAGAGGAGCACGGCATACGTGCGATGACGGTAGAAGCAATGCTTGCCGATCCGGGCATTGACATCATCATTAATCTGACGATTCCAGCAGTTCATGCTACCGTATGTCTGCAGGTACTGGAAGCGGGTAAGCATGTCTATGTGGAAAAGCCACTCGCCGTCACCCGCGAGGAAGGCCGCCGCATTCTGGAGCTCGCTGCGAGCAAGGGGCTTCGTGTCGGTTGTGCGCCAGACACATTCCTTGGCGGCGGCATTCAGACGTGCCGCAAGCTGATCGACGAAGGCGCGATCGGGGTGCCCGTCGCCGCGACTGGCTTCATGATGAGCCGGGGGCACGAGTATTGGCATCCGGACCCAGCGTTCTATTACGAGCTAGGCGGCGGTCCGATGTTCGATATGGGTCCATACTACTTGACCGCGCTTGTGACGCTGCTTGGGCCGATCCGCCGAGTGACCGGCTCGGCACGCATCTCATTCCCGCAGCGGACCGTTCTGAGTGAGCCGAAGCGGGGAACAGTCATTGACGTGAAGACGCCGACGCATGTGGCGGGCGTGCTTGACTTTGCCTCCGGGCCGATTGGGACGCTCATTACGAGCTTCGATATTAAGGCTGGCGCGAGCAACCTCCCTAATATTGAGATCTATGGCAGCGAGGGCACGCTTCGAGTGCCGGACCCGAACACGTTCGGCGGTAAGGTGCTGCTGCGCAAGGCGGGGGCGAGCGATTGGGAGGAGGTCGAGCTGACGCACGGCTACACGGACAACAGCCGTGGCATCGGCGTTGCCGAGATGGCACAAGCCATTATGCAGGGCCGCCCTCACCGGGCAAGTGGGGAGCTGGCGTATCACGTGCTCGACGCAATGCATGGCTTCCATGACGCATCAGAGCAGGGCGTCCATTATACGATGGACGGCACGTGCGACACGCCTCGCCCGCTTGAGGCGGGCGAGGTGCTGTAG
- a CDS encoding ThuA domain-containing protein encodes MRKALIVWGGWEGHQPKQVAELFCMTLEQEGFEVEVSDTLDAFADREKLLGLDLIIPNWTMGEIAKPLADNVSAAVQAGVGLAGCHGGMCDAFRTNVDWQFMTGGNWVAHPGNNGVSYRVHIVPGSSSIVDGIDDFDVVSEQYYMHVDPAVEVLATTRFPVAPGPHSLNKPIDMPVVWTKRWGVGRVFYNSLGHQANIIEMPVVTELMRRGFLWAAEGKRLVAEQSANGGAVGAAGAYTGMGDSQV; translated from the coding sequence ATGAGGAAGGCATTAATCGTATGGGGTGGCTGGGAAGGACATCAGCCGAAGCAGGTGGCAGAGTTGTTCTGCATGACGCTGGAGCAGGAAGGGTTCGAGGTCGAGGTATCGGACACGCTGGATGCGTTCGCTGACAGGGAGAAGCTGCTCGGACTAGATCTCATTATTCCGAACTGGACGATGGGCGAGATCGCCAAGCCGCTCGCGGACAATGTGTCTGCCGCTGTTCAGGCGGGCGTCGGACTTGCGGGCTGTCACGGCGGCATGTGCGATGCGTTCCGGACGAATGTGGACTGGCAGTTCATGACTGGCGGCAATTGGGTTGCGCATCCGGGCAATAACGGCGTGTCGTATCGCGTACATATCGTGCCAGGCAGCAGCAGCATCGTGGATGGCATCGACGACTTCGACGTCGTCAGCGAGCAATATTATATGCATGTCGATCCGGCGGTGGAGGTGCTGGCTACGACGCGCTTCCCGGTTGCGCCAGGTCCACATTCGCTCAACAAGCCGATTGACATGCCAGTCGTCTGGACGAAGCGTTGGGGCGTCGGGCGCGTGTTCTACAATTCATTGGGACATCAAGCGAACATTATCGAGATGCCAGTCGTGACCGAGCTGATGCGCCGTGGCTTCCTGTGGGCGGCAGAGGGCAAGCGGCTTGTTGCAGAGCAGTCAGCGAACGGTGGAGCGGTAGGCGCAGCGGGTGCCTATACAGGTATGGGCGACAGCCAGGTGTAG
- a CDS encoding Gfo/Idh/MocA family protein translates to MSPKRISVGMVGYKFMGKAHSHAYRDLPMFFPAVARPEMKVICGRDERGVAQAADQLGWDEYVTDWRQLVERDDIDLIDINAPSDAHKEIALAAARAGKHIFCEKPLALTLADSREMLEAVEAAGVKHMVGFNYRFAPAVQLAKKLVSEGRLGRIYHFRAWFLQDWILDPEFPLVWRLQKEIAGSGSHGDLGAHLIDLAHFLIGDMSEVIGMSDTFIKQRPLPTAMTGLSAKGSKDAPLGDVTVDDATLFLSRFDCGALGSFEATRFAAGHRCTNSFEINGSLGSVKFDFERMNELQVYFTSDADDVQGFRRVLATDPAHAYSEAWWPPGHTIGYEHTFIHEMVELMQALEEGRQPVPNFQDGVKCQQVLEAVEKSIEERRWVAVSEL, encoded by the coding sequence ATGAGCCCGAAGCGTATTTCTGTTGGGATGGTCGGTTATAAATTTATGGGGAAGGCACATAGCCACGCGTATCGGGATTTACCGATGTTTTTTCCTGCTGTGGCAAGGCCGGAGATGAAGGTCATCTGTGGTCGCGACGAGCGGGGCGTAGCGCAGGCGGCGGACCAGCTCGGCTGGGACGAATATGTGACCGATTGGCGGCAGCTTGTCGAGCGGGACGATATTGATCTCATCGACATTAACGCCCCGAGCGATGCGCATAAGGAAATCGCGCTTGCAGCGGCGCGGGCAGGCAAGCATATTTTTTGCGAGAAGCCATTAGCGCTTACACTTGCCGACTCGCGGGAGATGCTGGAGGCTGTGGAAGCGGCAGGCGTCAAGCATATGGTCGGCTTCAACTATCGGTTCGCGCCTGCTGTTCAGCTGGCGAAGAAGCTCGTCAGCGAAGGACGGCTCGGCCGTATTTATCACTTCCGCGCCTGGTTTCTACAGGATTGGATTCTCGACCCCGAGTTCCCACTCGTATGGCGCTTGCAAAAGGAGATCGCCGGCTCCGGCTCGCACGGCGATCTGGGGGCGCACCTCATTGATCTCGCGCACTTCCTGATCGGAGATATGAGCGAGGTGATCGGCATGAGCGACACGTTCATCAAGCAGCGTCCGCTGCCGACGGCGATGACTGGCCTAAGCGCGAAGGGAAGCAAGGACGCACCGCTTGGCGACGTGACGGTCGATGACGCTACGCTGTTCCTTAGCCGCTTCGACTGCGGGGCGCTCGGTAGCTTCGAGGCGACTCGGTTCGCAGCTGGACATCGCTGCACGAATTCGTTCGAGATTAATGGCAGTCTTGGCAGTGTGAAGTTCGACTTCGAGCGGATGAACGAGCTGCAGGTGTATTTCACTAGCGATGCGGACGATGTACAAGGGTTCAGACGTGTGCTGGCTACCGACCCGGCGCATGCCTACAGCGAAGCATGGTGGCCGCCGGGACATACGATCGGCTACGAGCATACGTTCATTCACGAGATGGTGGAGCTGATGCAGGCGCTGGAGGAGGGTCGACAGCCAGTGCCGAATTTCCAGGATGGAGTCAAGTGCCAGCAGGTGCTGGAGGCGGTGGAGAAGTCGATCGAGGAGCGCCGATGGGTAGCGGTGTCTGAATTATAA